The DNA region AAGGCAGTGTTGTTTGGCATGCGCAGTGTCTTGTTGATGGGCACGAGCCGTTGGGGTGGTTGACCTCGCGCATCTTTGTGTCCTCTCTAAAGTGGATGCCACCTGGCTTTTGCTTTTCCTATGCGCCGCGACGTGACCCggatgcacgcacgcatcatCACCGCTGGCTGAGTTCTCACGAGACTCTCGGCTCTTGATGGGGCATGAGggcctctgtgtgtgtgtgtgtgtgcgttctcACTTCCACTGGTCCTTTCCTTACCCTCCTTTCTCAGCGTACAGTGAGCATCGTTGGGGCCCACGTGGACACCAAGACAAGCATGTGAGCGCGTCTGCGAAGATGTCGCGATGCTGGCAGCGGTCGCAACAgttgcgcctctcttgccGCCCCTCGTTGAGCCGCCgatgcttgtgtgcgtgtgtgtgtgtgtgtgtgtgaatcGCGACCCACGTGTGCGTTGCAGTAGGGTGTGACGGCCGCGAGTGCTCTCAACGGCATCGCGGCTCAAGCAGTGCCGTGGCACTCCGTGGGCTACCACGCCAACTCCCGCCCACCTATCTTCGCCCGTCATGTAAAAGTCTTTGGCATCCTATCCTTTGCTTCCTCGGTCTCTCAGCCCCCGCCGGCTCCTCTCCCCGCTACCGATGGGCACAGTCCTTACCTTCATCCCAGCGCCGTCACTCCGAATACTTCCGCGTACGGAGGCACGCAACTGTGTCGCTTCTCCTTCTtgagccaccaccaccaccaccacccacacgcTCCGCCGATCTCTGCCAAAAGCTCAAGTGCCGCTGCACTGGACTTCGGTACTTCTGCTTTTCCGTTTGTgcatatttttttttccgcctcCCGTGTATCGTTGTTTCTCCGCGCCCTCATTCCCATCTGCGGCGCTCCACCCTGTCACTCCCGCTCTCTCTATCGCTTGCAGCcctgctgccccccccctccccacccctctttGCCGCGGCCGAAAGAGTTCTACGTAGATCCAGCCCCGCGGTCGCCCTCGCTCGTGAACAAGCTCGTACACGTCTGCGCAAGCATCGGGTAGGATCGCAGCAACATCGGTATCGACTCCCTCAGCGCTCAGCTACGTCATGTCGCGTTGtgatgccgcagcagcggcagtgtcAGGCGGCAGTCGCACGCTCGCGTCGTTTCCGCGGCCGGCAAACGCGAAgtcttctccagcgccgAGACTGCGCATTCTGTGGGCGCGGGCGCTGCAAGAGGTGGCTAAGGCCAGTTGTTGGACGCCGTGCAGGCCGTCCATGTAGTTCGATCGGAAGCTCAGTGGCACGGTAGCACGGGCTCTAAGCAGTCCTGCGCGTCGGTGTCACAGGCACGCTGGACctcgacgcacacacgtctcTTGCGCACCCAGTGACGCAAACCCCTTCCACCGGCTACAGCAGCGTGGGAGGCACCGTTGCACCCTTCCGCAGCTCTGCAACCTGCGTACTGATGAGCCACGTTCTCTACGCTGAGGCCCTGTTCGATGGAACAGGCGACACCGCTTGGTTGGAGAGAAACGACGCAGGAGGCAACCTCGCGCTCCCGATCGAGATGACCCCCCCCGTCTTGCCCATCCCAGCCGTCACTGTTGGCGCCAAGacgtgcgtggcgctgcacaCCGCTTTAGCGAGGCGAGGAGGTAAGGAAATTGCcacgtatgtgtgcatgcgcgtctCTCATCAACGGCTACCGCAGCAGTTGTGAAGTtgccgatgccgctgcccctcccGCTCGGCCACCGTCGTTTCTTCGTCGATGGGCATCTCTACGGCAAGTGCAGAGAGGCAAATTTCTTACGTACAAGAGCGCCGTGAAGAAATAAGCGAGGCGTGTCAGTACCGACCACCTCTCTCCACACCACCATCTTGCGCGGccacgcagacgcgctcACGGAGGCATGCGAAGGGTGTGCGATGGCGCCCGTGTGCTGTCAGGGGTAGTCGCCCGAAAGTCCACATGCGCATGCTTTGTTCGTCCCTTGGACAGGCGCCACGAAGCCACCATCACTCTCCGTCTCCTTTTCCGACTCTCTTCACCTTACCCCTGCGAGCCAACACCGTCCCCTCCCACACTCTTGGCTGCAGTCACAATACTCACCAACGGCTGCAGGAGCTAGGAACACGACGCACGCGTGGAGGCGCTACGAAGACGAGAGTGGGGCACCACAAAAGCGCAGCATCTGAGCAACGTACTTGCGGCATGTCGCGCTCAGCGTCGAGCTCTTCGGAGTCGCAGCTTCTGCCGACAACCGACCACCTTGCAGACAGGGAGCAACGCCAGAGCCTCCTTCAGTACGTCGACCAGCGCATCCAAGAGCTCGAGGAAGAGCGGTGCGaactgcgccagcagctgagCGACCTCAAGGCAGAGCGGAGCATCATCGAGGCCAAGATGAGCGAGACGTGAGTCTCccgaggcagcagcggcggcggcgcttgaTGGACAGATAGAGCTTCAGGGCCTCCTGCGCGCAGATATGCTCCTTTGGAAGCAGAGATCGTGCCATGCTGCTCGCACTGCATGTGCGCAGCGTGTCTGATGGGTAGGTGCACGacgtgtgcatgtgtttcAAATCTGTGTGCTGATCAGTGGAAAGGAGAATGCCGCACTTCCTGATGggagcgcgcggcggccgttgCCGGTgttgctgatgctgctgctagGCCCTCGTGCTCTTCTCCCTGGCGTCACCGCCTTGCACAGGAGAAGATACAAGCGTaaaggagaggggcagcCTACacttgcgctgcgccgccctcaTCTCCTTCATAACCTCGACTGAACGGTCGTACGTGGTCGGCACTAACGTCGCCAGCGACGTCGCAGCTTCCGCTGCGTTTCCTTGCTCCGTAAGAGGCGTTACCCATGGTGGCGCACATGCTCGTGCTCACGCATAtgcgcagctgtgcatcAAAGGTCTCTCAGTGCTGGTGTGGTCCCCCCCCTGTGCCCTTCCTCgagccctctctccctcttcctcctctgccgaCACGccggccacacacacacacacaagccaCCACCCTTGACgcccgctctctcctcctcctcctcctcctcctcctggcTACGCGCCACAgccagcacagcagcaatGCGTCGAGCCGCTCTTCTATGTGCGCCCAAGGCCTTCTCGGCACCGGCGGTCACCCAGGCACTTCAGTCGCTCCCGGGTTGGAGGGTGAACGGCAACAACCAAAACGCCATCGAGCGGGACTATGTCTTTGCCGACTTCGCAGAGGCGATGCGCTACATGAACACTGTCGCGCCCGTTTGTGAAAAGATGCAGCACCATCCGCGCTGGTCAAACGTCTACAACCGCCTGCACGTGCAGCTGACGACGCACGACGCCGGCAACAAGGTGACGCAGGCGGACGTGGATCTGGCAAAGGCCATGAACGCGGCGTACGAAGCGATGCGCGCGCATTGAGCTGTGGAGGTACAGCAGAGGGcacaaggaaaaaaaaaaataggtTGATCGCATCACAGTCGTGGAAGCTGTGCAAGCCATGTACCATGTATtcgctcgctttctctccgcctcttcgtAGACTCTGTCCGGCCAAGGGTCACTGcccagcagcggtgcacccACGAGTGCTGCCGCGAAAAGACGTTCATGGAGCGGCAGCTACGTGCAGCAGTGGTATAGGCGTCTCAAACAGCTGCcctggcgcacacacagacgcccaTGAATGCCTGTGAattctcctcttccttcactGCTCTTTTCTTGCTCACCGCATTCtgtgtccgtgtgcgtgtgtctccccTCAGTCCTCGTCGCCCCTCTGCGTtggcccccccccaccgCATATACAAGCACTCGCACGCCTGCGCGGATGTCTTAGCGACACAGTAAGTGGTGCTTGCATGAACAAGTCGCAGTTCTACGCGCTACACAGCGCGTACGGCGGCCTGCGTGAGGCGACGCATCTCGCTGCTGTGACCGAACAGGGCCTCCCCAGTCAGCACGGAGCAGTAGAGAGCCCAGCAGCGGGCCCGCCATCCTTGAGGGCCGTGAACGACGCCGTTGGCACTGCGGGCCCCCAAGGCGCATCCATGTCGATGATGATGTCCAGCACAGATGCACTGCCAGTCAAGAGTGAAGCGCATATGTTTCACCGCCGTATGCCGGACGACAGCGCTTTCTTAGTGACGCCAGACGCAGAGCTGTGTGCACGGCACCACGCCTCGCTGGCACAGGTGTGGGCCTGGAGAACGCAGCTCAGCCAACAGCAGAGCCCTCTATATCACAGAACGTCCACGATCGCCGCACCATCAGCAAGTGGCCATCGGGAGCCTCAAGACACGACGGAGACAACGCTGGAAGGAGGCACACCCCACTCCCCGCACCGACCCTGCACAGCAGCTAACCTCCTccgaagctgctgccgggCCACTCCTCCCCACCTTCTGACAggcagtggcagcgacgcgcaTGGTCGGGTGTCTGCAGCGGCAAGTGCCGCGGTCGTGGCGGCTTCATCCTcgcacctcttcctccccacAGGCCTTCGCTCGCTGGACGCGGCGCTACTGGGTGGGCTGCGGCGCGGATGGGTAACGGAGCTGACCGGACTCCCCGGCACTGGCAAGACAACGCTCGCAGCCGagtggtgccgcagctgcctccGTCATGCCAGATCGTGTGGAACGGCGCACGACTGTGTGTGGCTGCAGtccggcagcgccgttcaCTCTGCCGTGCTGGCCACAGCTCAAGAAGCAGATGCAACTGAGTTGTCGTCCTTGGTCGATGCTGTGCATGTCGCCTGTCTCTCAAGCCTCGAtggcctccagcagctgctggcccGCTGGCAAGGCACAGAGGGCTCTGCGTCTCCGCTCTCCACCGTTGGCTTGATTGTGCTGGATAGCATCACCGACCtcatgcggcgcagcttccgcttcgaagacgacgacgcgctgcagcggcatgAGGCACTCGCTACGACACTTCAGTCGCTGAAGCGGCTGGCAGAGGAACAGCGAGTGGCAGTTCTCGTCATcacgcaacagcagcgccatcccTGGCCCGCGCTCGGGCGATCTAGCATTTCGCACACCATCCGTGGTGTgtacgaggaggacggcaacgaggacgaggacgacagcgaggcgTGGGGCAGCGAGTATAGCAGACATGCAAGTGGAGGCGCAGGTGTCGTCGGTCCTCATGCGTGCCGTAGCGATTTCAGCTCCGAGGACGTGGGACAGCTTGGTCGGCTCTTCTTCCACAATGTGAacgtgcggctgcagctgcgagcCGGTGTGCGGTCTGCCGGCTGCAGGCCCTCCCCAAGCAAGCCCTttgacgccggcggccccGAGGGCGACAGGGAGGCACTGCGGCTCAGGTGGCAACTCGAGGTTCTGAAGTCTCCGCTGTGTGCACCGTTCGCCGTAGGCCTTCAGCTAAGGGTTCCGACGTCCTTGTCGTGCTCAGATGACCCTCCCTGCGTGCCGGGGCTTCCTCTCTGCGTAGAGGaagtcgacgacgacgacgggaGTCGTGGgtccgcggtgccgctggcgccgaaCACACAAGTCGAAGAAGGGCTGTCTCTGTTGTCCCTGGACCCGTGGGACTACACGGAGGTGCCATCCTTCTTGTATCTATAACGGGGaagtgcgcgtgcatgtgtgatGACCTCGAACCCCTTGGCATCCTTGTCGTCCGGGACGTGTGGCGAtcccgcccccttccctgGGGTGTGTTGCGTTTGCCGCGCGCgatctccctctcctccactcgcggtgctgctgagcaTGATGTCGTGCACTCTCGTGCATCTACCACTACTATGGGTGGTGCTCGCTGTCTCCCTCACGGAGCCACGAGGTTCCTCGACAGGAACACAGAGGCATATCTGCGTAACCCGTacacgcggcgcagcggtcTGCTGGCCGTGCTTgcagagctgccgctgccgcgcatcGAACACTCTTTCTGTTGTACGAGTGAATGCGGTCCACATCGACGTTAGCCATACACCGTCGGCTGTCGTGATCTTTTCCACGCCAGTGCACGCATGGGAACGACTGCGTGCGCTATGCCTTCCACTTTCCTTCCGCCCCACCCTCCACCCTTACCACATTTTTAATCTCACTTGCCGCTACCTCTTCCACAaaccaccaccgccgccgccccttcgTGAGCCACACCACCAAAACAATCAGAGAgttaccccccccccgacgCCTTCCAGTCCGACTGCTTTCCTTCGCTTACGGTCCGTGAAAGAGAACATACGCCGAGCAGCCGTGCCTGTGCGCACGTATTCGTGTCGTCTGTTGGCTATTACTGAGTGAGTCTCGGTGGAGCGACCAACAccacacacccctccccctccgccacAGAGCACCTTCTAAACAAGCAGAAccgcgcacatacacacacacatctccctcctcctcccttaCAGCGACACAGCCCCACTGTACTTCCGCCATTCATCGGACTTTAAACGCTGCCTACTCGCCCACACGCCGAGTATTGTAGCTAGACGCACCGTGAGCAGCACTTGCCATCTCTCCGTAGACGGAGAAACGCCTCGAGATGAGCTACGATCGCGCCATCACGGTCTTCTCCCCGGACGGGCATCTCTTTCAGGTCGAGTACGCTCAGGAAGCCGTGAAGAAGGGCTTGGCGGCGGTCGGCGTGCTCGGCAGCGACTGCGTTGTGATCGCGGTGGAGAAGAAGTCAGCTGTCAAGCTGCAGGACAGCCGCACCATCCGTAAGATCTACAAAGTGGATGCGCACATCTACCTCGCCTTTGCCGGCCTTTCCGCcgacgcgcgcgtgctcatCAACAAGGCCCAGCTCGAGTGCCAGCGCTTCTCGCTCAACTACGAGGACACCATCGACGTGGACATGCTCGTGCGCTACGTGGCCGGGGTGCAGCAGAAGTCGACGCAGAGCGGCGGAAGCCGCCCGTTCGGCGTGGCCACGGTGATTGGGGGATTCAACGAGGACGGCAAGCCACACCTATGGAAGACAGACCCATCTGGCATGTGCTCTGCCTGGCGTGCCGTCGCCATCGGCCGCCACGACCAGACGGTGATTGAGTACATGGAGAAGAACTACAAGGATGGCATGTCGCGCGACGAATGTGTGCACTTCGCGATCAAGTCGCTGCTGGAGGTAGTGGAGAGCGGCTCGCGCAACATCGAGCTGCTGGTACTGCAGTACAAGGAGGAGCGCTACCTGACcgaggaagagctgcagaAGTTTGtcgtggaggtggagaaggaaagggaagaggaagcagcgaagaagaagcgccaGGCAGAGCAGGAGTAGCATCTCCCCCTCACCGACTCTCGCACCTCTGAGGATAGCCTTCGCctgcagcgtgtgtgtgtgtgtgtatgaaCGTCGCTGA from Leishmania infantum JPCM5 genome chromosome 11 includes:
- a CDS encoding putative proteasome alpha 7 subunit; translation: MSYDRAITVFSPDGHLFQVEYAQEAVKKGLAAVGVLGSDCVVIAVEKKSAVKLQDSRTIRKIYKVDAHIYLAFAGLSADARVLINKAQLECQRFSLNYEDTIDVDMLVRYVAGVQQKSTQSGGSRPFGVATVIGGFNEDGKPHLWKTDPSGMCSAWRAVAIGRHDQTVIEYMEKNYKDGMSRDECVHFAIKSLLEVVESGSRNIELLVLQYKEERYLTEEELQKFVVEVEKEREEEAAKKKRQAEQE
- a CDS encoding putative pterin-4-alpha-carbinolamine dehydratase, yielding MRRAALLCAPKAFSAPAVTQALQSLPGWRVNGNNQNAIERDYVFADFAEAMRYMNTVAPVCEKMQHHPRWSNVYNRLHVQLTTHDAGNKVTQADVDLAKAMNAAYEAMRAH